In Primulina huaijiensis isolate GDHJ02 chromosome 4, ASM1229523v2, whole genome shotgun sequence, a genomic segment contains:
- the LOC140975355 gene encoding transcription factor BHLH089-like, with protein MDPQEGIMSGGGVYYSEIWPGFQVNANAAPYNVDPMVVDHGSNHGPPSHNSRKRREEDECARGGASTSNCFGNNNDVSYDGESKKLKAEGSNEDNENTDGNSGKAADQPPKPAEQPKQDYIHVRARRGQATDSHSLAERARREKISERMKILQDLVPGCNKVIGKALVLDEIINYIQSLQHQVEFLSMKLEAVNSRVGLDGYPSKDFAQQTFDTPGMTYGSQSAREYGRSLSPEWLHMQTGGRFERTS; from the exons ATGGATCCGCAGGAGGGGATAATGAGCGGCGGAGGAGTTTACTACTCGGAGATCTGGCCGGGGTTTCAGGTAAACGCCAATGCGGCGCCGTATAATGTGGATCCGATGGTGGTGGACCACGGGTCGAATCACGGTCCGCCCAGCCATAATTCGAGGAAGCGCCGCGAGGAGGATGAGTGTGCGAGAGGAGGAGCTTCCACCAGCAACTGCTTTGGCAACAATAATGATGTTTCG TATGACGGTGAGAGTAAAAAGCTCAAGGCTGAAGGATCAAACGAGGATAACGAAAACACAGATGGAAATTCAGGAAAAGCAGCGGATCAACCTCCGAAACCAGCTGAACAGCCGAAGCAAGACTACATCCATGTGAGAGCAAGACGGGGGCAAGCTACTGATAGTCATAGTCTGGCTGAAAGA GCTAGGAGAGAAAAGATCAGCGAGAGAATGAAAATTCTCCAAGATTTAGTGCCTGGTTGCAATAAA GTTATCGGCAAAGCACTGGTACTTGATgagataattaattatattcaaTCATTACAACACCAGGTTGAG TTCCTGTCAATGAAGCTGGAAGCTGTTAATTCAAGAGTAGGCCTTGACGGGTATCCTTCAAAAGAT TTCGCTCAGCAAACTTTTGACACTCCTGGTATGACATATGGTTCCCAAAGTGCAAGAGAATATGGCAGGAGTTTGTCTCCGGAATGGCTGCATATGCAAACTGGTGGCAGATTTGAACGAACATCATGA